The Microcoleus sp. FACHB-672 region AATGATTACAGTCAGTGGTCTGGTGCGTATTTAACTATTAATACAGCAGGAAATGTTGGGATTGGAACCCCAGACCCTGGATATAAGTTGGATGTTGCCGATCGAATGCGGGTAAGACAGGCAAATGACACAGCAGGTATTTGGTTTTATCAAACTAAACCTGCTAAAGACCAAGCTTTTGTCGGGATGGCTAGCGATACTCAAGTCGGTTTCTATGGTAGTACTGGTGCTGGCTGGGGCTTTGTGATGGACACCACGACTGGCAATGTTGGGATTGGAACCCCAGATCCTGGATATAAGTTGGACGTTGCTGGTCGAATGCGGGTAAGAGAGGCAAACGGCACAGCAGGTATTTGGTTTTATCAAACTAAACCTGCTAGAAACCAAGCCTTTGTCGGTATGAGTACTGATACCCAAGTTGGTTTCTATGGTAATACTGGTGCTGGCTGGGGATTAGTCATGGATACCACCACTGGCAATGTTGGGATTGGTACTGGGCAAGCTACTCCCAGCCAGAAATTACATATTGTAGGTGATGCACTGGTGACTGGCACCTTAACCGCCACTGCCGTTAAGCAAACTTCATCAAGAGTACTAAAAGAGAATATCGCTGAACTTTCTCCACAAGAAGCCATATCGGCTTTAACAAATTTGAATCCCGTCAAATTCAACTTTAAAGCAGA contains the following coding sequences:
- a CDS encoding tail fiber domain-containing protein; its protein translation is MASDIKLLDGDQVLVEGADLFIDRVQAAGQEPSSVSLNLKNPTGFWHISGPRTYEVGNPLCIFWNDYSQWSGAYLTINTAGNVGIGTPDPGYKLDVADRMRVRQANDTAGIWFYQTKPAKDQAFVGMASDTQVGFYGSTGAGWGFVMDTTTGNVGIGTPDPGYKLDVAGRMRVREANGTAGIWFYQTKPARNQAFVGMSTDTQVGFYGNTGAGWGLVMDTTTGNVGIGTGQATPSQKLHIVGDALVTGTLTATAVKQTSSRVLKENIAELSPQEAISALTNLNPVKFNFKADSSKESHVGFIAEDVPELVAMADRKTLSSMDIVAVLTKVVQEQHQQISQLVTEVNALKQTQKTA